From one Cyanobacterium stanieri PCC 7202 genomic stretch:
- a CDS encoding putative tyrosine transporter P-protein (PFAM: Citrate transporter~COGs: COG1055 Na+/H+ antiporter NhaD and related arsenite permease~InterPro IPR000802:IPR004680~KEGG: cyh:Cyan8802_3289 citrate transporter~PFAM: Citrate transporter~SPTR: Citrate transporter superfamily; TC 2.A.45.2.1), with protein sequence MLDFSSLVAGGVFIAVIALIMTEKIHLTVAALLGSLVLVFAHIMTLGEAVDYISRGHVTLGLFFGVMVLVRAFEPTNIFAYLATKIVLWSKGRGNYLLLGIIGITAPICAILPNATTVTLLAPLIPPLAEEIGVNFVPLIILMVIVSNSAGLLTLVGDPATFIVGDSINMSFFDYLISLSWAGVLAVVTVVVMTPFLFKEIWHSRFTNFEQLPIPKINHPRVLSLGALIMLFVLLFFIFGDLLPIPLSPAAVALMGATLALLLAHQSKIDTVQNILRDVDWSTLIFFMSVFVLIGGLEKTGVISQISVIFALLLGQNIFLASLVLVFAVGALSSVIPNIPLVVAMIPLLKEYLFNAGLIGGEVLQSSFSGNYPPVVLPLFFAMMFGATLGGNATLVGASANIVGAGVAELHGKTISYGTFLRYGLPIAIAQLTISALYITIYYLLKS encoded by the coding sequence ATGCTTGATTTTTCTAGCCTAGTGGCAGGGGGCGTATTCATCGCCGTAATTGCCCTAATTATGACTGAGAAAATACATCTAACTGTGGCGGCTTTATTAGGCTCTTTGGTGCTTGTATTTGCCCATATTATGACATTAGGAGAAGCTGTGGACTATATCAGCCGAGGTCATGTCACCCTGGGTTTATTTTTTGGGGTAATGGTGTTAGTAAGAGCATTTGAACCGACAAACATTTTTGCCTATTTAGCCACGAAAATTGTGCTTTGGTCAAAGGGTAGAGGTAATTATTTGTTATTAGGTATTATCGGCATTACTGCCCCTATTTGTGCCATATTACCCAACGCTACCACCGTAACTCTTCTTGCTCCTTTAATTCCTCCTTTAGCTGAGGAAATTGGTGTTAATTTTGTCCCGTTAATTATTTTGATGGTAATTGTTTCTAATAGTGCTGGACTATTAACATTGGTGGGAGATCCTGCTACTTTTATTGTGGGGGATTCTATTAATATGAGTTTTTTTGATTATTTAATTTCTCTGAGTTGGGCAGGGGTTTTAGCAGTGGTTACGGTGGTGGTGATGACTCCTTTTTTGTTCAAAGAAATCTGGCATAGTCGTTTTACTAATTTTGAACAGTTACCCATTCCCAAAATTAATCATCCTCGGGTACTGTCCTTGGGTGCTTTAATTATGTTATTTGTTCTCCTATTCTTTATTTTCGGAGATTTATTACCCATACCTCTTTCTCCTGCGGCGGTGGCTTTGATGGGGGCTACTTTGGCGTTATTATTAGCCCATCAGAGTAAAATTGATACGGTGCAAAATATTTTAAGGGATGTGGATTGGAGTACCTTAATTTTTTTCATGTCGGTATTTGTGCTGATTGGGGGATTGGAAAAAACGGGGGTAATTAGTCAGATTTCGGTAATCTTTGCGTTGTTGTTGGGTCAAAATATTTTCCTAGCTTCCTTAGTATTGGTGTTTGCGGTGGGGGCGTTATCTTCTGTGATTCCGAATATTCCTTTGGTGGTGGCGATGATTCCTCTTTTGAAAGAATATTTATTCAATGCTGGATTAATTGGGGGGGAGGTTTTACAAAGTAGTTTTAGTGGTAATTATCCCCCTGTGGTGTTGCCTTTATTTTTTGCGATGATGTTTGGGGCGACTTTGGGTGGAAATGCTACTCTGGTGGGTGCTTCTGCTAATATTGTGGGCGCTGGGGTGGCTGAGTTGCACGGAAAAACGATTTCCTATGGTACTTTTTTGCGTTATGGTTTACCCATTGCGATCGCCCAGTTAACCATTTCTGCCCTTTATATTACCATTTATTATCTCTTGAAAAGCTGA
- a CDS encoding protein-(glutamine-N5) methyltransferase, release factor-specific (TIGRFAM: HemK family putative methylases; protein-(glutamine-N5) methyltransferase, release factor-specific~COGs: COG2890 Methylase of polypeptide chain release factors~InterPro IPR004556:IPR019874:IPR007848:IPR002052~KEGG: cyt:cce_3674 protoporphyrinogen oxidase~PFAM: methyltransferase small~SPTR: Modification methylase HemK;~TIGRFAM: protein-(glutamine-N5) methyltransferase, release factor-specific; modification methylase, HemK family), whose protein sequence is MFNQKISGSNLLLWYQEAVKIARDQNISVSELDCLLQEFTNLDSLAIKLKGYQNKEEILSKKTLLELKNLWQLRTEKKYPLQYLIGKCYWRDLELKVSADVLIPRPETELIIDIAMDVCKSFPTLKTGLWADLGTGSGAIALALAKSFPQAHIHAIDQSTSALGIAQENAHNLGLSEKITFHQGSWFEPLSSLKNQLSGILSNPPYIPSNMVPTLQPEVAHHEPKTALDGGEDGLRDIRIIVDQAPQFLIENGLLIIEIMAGQAPQVCQIIESTHQYHSIQTHTDLAQIDRFVVAHKK, encoded by the coding sequence ATGTTTAATCAGAAAATATCAGGTTCAAATTTATTGTTGTGGTATCAGGAGGCTGTTAAAATTGCTCGGGATCAAAATATTTCTGTGTCGGAGTTGGATTGTCTTTTGCAGGAATTTACTAATTTAGATAGTTTGGCAATTAAGTTAAAAGGTTATCAAAATAAAGAGGAAATTTTAAGTAAAAAAACACTTTTAGAGTTGAAAAATCTATGGCAATTAAGAACTGAAAAAAAATATCCTCTTCAATATTTGATCGGCAAATGTTATTGGCGAGATTTAGAGTTAAAAGTGAGTGCTGATGTTTTAATTCCTCGTCCTGAAACAGAATTAATTATTGATATTGCCATGGATGTTTGTAAGTCTTTTCCCACTCTCAAAACGGGACTATGGGCGGATTTGGGTACGGGAAGCGGTGCGATCGCCCTTGCCCTAGCAAAAAGTTTTCCTCAAGCTCATATCCATGCTATTGATCAAAGTACCTCAGCCCTCGGCATTGCCCAAGAAAATGCCCATAATCTAGGTTTAAGTGAAAAAATAACTTTTCATCAGGGAAGTTGGTTTGAACCCCTTTCATCCCTCAAAAATCAACTTTCTGGGATTCTTTCTAACCCCCCCTACATCCCCTCCAACATGGTACCAACCCTACAGCCCGAAGTTGCCCACCACGAACCAAAAACTGCCCTAGATGGAGGAGAAGATGGCTTGAGGGATATTCGTATCATCGTAGATCAAGCCCCTCAATTTTTGATAGAAAACGGACTATTAATTATTGAAATCATGGCAGGACAAGCCCCCCAAGTGTGCCAAATTATCGAATCCACCCATCAATATCACAGCATCCAAACCCATACAGATTTAGCTCAAATTGATCGGTTTGTCGTGGCACACAAAAAATAA
- a CDS encoding ABC-2 type transporter (PFAM: ABC-2 type transporter~COGs: COG1682 ABC-type polysaccharide/polyol phosphate export systems permease component~InterPro IPR013526:IPR013525:IPR000412~KEGG: ana:alr4485 permease protein of ABC transporter~PFAM: ABC-2 type transporter~SPTR: Permease protein of ABC transporter) gives MVIALKKHWIVLQKTSFWSTAKRYQELLSVLIPQNLHTRYRGSFLGVYWSLLNPLTMTGLYTLIFGATFASYYGDSIINYTLAAFTGLLITNFFSASTSQALASIVSNGSLLNKIRLPLPVFPLTMIGVNVFQFLVGSLPLLAIVTLINSHNIFYVFLLLLPFTALVLVCTGVGLLMSALYVFFRDLGYFYEIATFIVWITSPVFYPAEIVPDKIQPFLHLNPLVPIIESLRDISLQGTIPSTEYFVRSFLGGIIILTFGWFFFQRCKSAFIDLL, from the coding sequence ATGGTTATAGCCCTCAAAAAGCATTGGATAGTATTACAAAAAACCTCTTTTTGGTCGACTGCCAAGCGATACCAAGAGTTATTATCAGTATTAATTCCCCAAAATCTCCACACTCGTTATCGTGGTTCATTTTTAGGAGTATATTGGTCATTATTAAACCCCCTAACCATGACAGGGCTATATACACTTATTTTCGGGGCAACTTTTGCATCCTATTATGGGGATTCCATCATTAACTATACCCTAGCGGCATTCACAGGATTATTAATTACTAACTTTTTTAGCGCTTCTACCAGCCAAGCCCTTGCGAGTATTGTTTCTAATGGTAGCTTACTTAATAAAATCAGGTTACCTTTACCTGTATTTCCCCTAACCATGATTGGGGTTAATGTTTTTCAATTTTTAGTGGGCTCATTACCTCTGTTAGCCATTGTAACTTTGATTAACTCCCATAATATTTTTTATGTCTTTCTTTTACTGTTACCTTTCACTGCCTTGGTGTTGGTATGTACGGGGGTTGGTTTATTAATGTCTGCCCTTTATGTATTTTTTAGGGATTTAGGTTATTTTTATGAAATTGCTACCTTCATAGTCTGGATTACTAGCCCTGTATTTTATCCTGCGGAGATTGTACCTGACAAAATCCAACCTTTTTTACATTTAAATCCCTTAGTGCCTATCATTGAAAGTCTAAGAGATATTAGTTTGCAGGGAACCATTCCCAGTACGGAATATTTTGTGAGGAGTTTTCTGGGTGGTATAATCATACTTACTTTTGGTTGGTTCTTTTTTCAACGATGTAAATCTGCTTTTATCGATTTACTTTAA
- a CDS encoding hypothetical protein (PFAM: Heavy-metal-associated domain~InterPro IPR006121~KEGG: syp:SYNPCC7002_A0081 copper-binding metallochaperone~SPTR: Heavy metal transport/detoxification protein) translates to MDNYFIICCLLPLACCLLLSINIMISLKVPTIACEVCAETITKAIINSDPKAQVKIDVPEKIVKVETLADANVIKQAITDAGHEYVD, encoded by the coding sequence ATGGATAATTATTTTATTATCTGTTGCCTTTTGCCTCTTGCCTGTTGCCTTTTATTATCCATTAACATTATGATTTCTCTAAAAGTACCTACCATCGCTTGTGAAGTATGTGCCGAAACTATTACCAAGGCTATTATAAATAGTGACCCCAAAGCCCAAGTAAAAATTGATGTGCCTGAGAAAATTGTCAAGGTAGAAACTTTGGCAGATGCAAATGTCATTAAACAAGCCATCACCGATGCAGGGCATGAGTATGTCGATTAA
- a CDS encoding dihydroorotase, multifunctional complex type (PFAM: Amidohydrolase family~TIGRFAM: dihydroorotase, multifunctional complex type~COGs: COG0044 Dihydroorotase and related cyclic amidohydrolase~InterPro IPR004722:IPR006680:IPR002195~KEGG: cyh:Cyan8802_4483 dihydroorotase, multifunctional complex type~PFAM: amidohydrolase~PRIAM: Allantoinase~SPTR: Dihydroorotase;~TIGRFAM: dihydroorotase, multifunctional complex type), which translates to MTSDLLIRQAEIFLPDGDILLGDVRIRQGKIAEIGTDLEVGEERIIDAQGLTLLPGVIDPQVHFREPGLEYKEDLFTASCACVMGGVTSFLEMPNTRPLTTTQEALDDKLYRASQKSLVNYGFFMGATADNLDDLRDANPSCGIKIFMGSSHGALLVSTEEQIEPIFAKGSRLIAVHAEDQARIVERKKEFHGITNPAIHSTIQDETAALNATKLALKLSNKYQRRLHILHLSTGIEAEYLREHKPSWVSTEVTPQHLLLNTDAYETIGTFAQMNPPLRSPENNDILWKALMDGVIDCIATDHAPHTLEEKAKEYPNSPSGMPGVETSLPLMLTEHKKGRCTLAHVVKWMCSAPAKLYNIPNKGAIALDYDADIILVDLKNHRPVLRENLKTKCGWSPFEGWNLTGFPVYTIVGGQVAMEKGIINTEVRGKPLSFDA; encoded by the coding sequence ATGACATCAGATTTATTAATTAGACAGGCAGAAATCTTTTTACCTGATGGGGATATTCTACTAGGAGATGTAAGGATAAGACAAGGTAAAATTGCGGAGATAGGCACAGATTTAGAAGTAGGAGAAGAAAGAATAATCGATGCCCAAGGATTAACTCTGTTACCGGGTGTTATCGATCCTCAAGTACATTTTAGAGAACCGGGTTTGGAATATAAAGAGGACTTGTTTACGGCTTCTTGTGCTTGTGTGATGGGGGGGGTCACATCCTTTTTGGAAATGCCCAACACCCGCCCCCTAACCACCACTCAGGAGGCTTTGGACGATAAGTTATACCGAGCATCTCAAAAGTCTTTGGTCAATTATGGCTTTTTTATGGGTGCCACGGCGGATAATTTGGATGATTTGCGGGATGCCAATCCTAGTTGTGGGATTAAAATATTTATGGGCTCATCCCATGGCGCTTTGTTGGTGAGTACGGAGGAACAAATTGAGCCGATTTTTGCGAAGGGAAGTCGTTTGATTGCGGTTCATGCGGAGGATCAAGCTAGAATTGTAGAAAGAAAAAAAGAGTTTCATGGTATTACTAACCCTGCCATTCATTCCACTATTCAAGATGAGACGGCGGCGCTAAATGCCACTAAGTTGGCTTTGAAGTTGTCTAATAAGTATCAAAGACGGTTACATATTCTACATCTGAGTACGGGTATTGAGGCGGAATATTTACGGGAGCATAAGCCCAGTTGGGTTTCTACGGAGGTGACACCCCAACATTTATTATTAAATACCGATGCTTATGAAACCATTGGCACTTTTGCCCAGATGAATCCCCCGTTGCGATCGCCCGAAAACAATGATATATTATGGAAAGCGTTGATGGATGGTGTAATCGATTGTATTGCCACGGATCATGCACCCCATACATTAGAGGAAAAAGCCAAGGAATATCCCAACAGCCCTTCTGGTATGCCGGGGGTAGAAACCTCTTTACCTTTGATGTTGACGGAACATAAAAAAGGACGTTGTACCCTTGCCCATGTGGTGAAATGGATGTGTAGCGCCCCTGCTAAATTATACAATATTCCCAATAAAGGTGCGATCGCCCTTGATTATGATGCAGATATTATTTTGGTGGATTTAAAAAATCATCGTCCTGTACTACGAGAAAACCTCAAAACTAAATGCGGTTGGAGTCCTTTTGAAGGTTGGAATTTAACAGGCTTCCCCGTTTATACCATTGTCGGCGGTCAAGTTGCCATGGAAAAAGGTATTATTAACACTGAGGTAAGGGGTAAACCTCTTTCTTTTGACGCTTAG
- a CDS encoding peptidase S13 D-Ala-D-Ala carboxypeptidase C (PFAM: D-Ala-D-Ala carboxypeptidase 3 (S13) family~COGs: COG2027 D-alanyl-D-alanine carboxypeptidase (penicillin-binding protein 4)~InterPro IPR000667~KEGG: cyc:PCC7424_1041 peptidase S13 D-Ala-D-Ala carboxypeptidase C~PFAM: peptidase S13 D-Ala-D-Ala carboxypeptidase C~SPTR: D-alanyl-D-alanine carboxypeptidase/D-alanyl-D-alanine-endopeptidase), whose product MFFSTLLTIFSGWFNFALTPQEVPLIPWHENPIFQLPTEGDEEVERILEQYLEGLANRNVPINQQGVWIQTHWATLGDNRGTIPAPAASITKVATTLGALDKWSVDHRFLTNIYTTGDILGGVLQGDLIVEAGNDPFFVWEDAIALGDEIRKLGIERVRGNLIIVGDWQMNFKENNLTSGDDLRRALNSDNWNYTVETQYQGMENPPPRPQLVIEGENIFRDGLPPASNLLYTHSSKPLHQILRAMNLYSNNFIADHLAQQIGGGDQLGAIASKLSNVPPEEIQLINGSGLGVDNRISPRAACRMLIAIEQKIANHNITIADLFPVSGIDEGTLKERNIPFGVPVKTGSLAVVSALSGVIDTEERETVYFAIMNYANGLDDLRNRQDQLLTDLDNHWQTRPILPMP is encoded by the coding sequence GTGTTTTTCTCAACTTTATTAACGATATTTTCTGGCTGGTTTAATTTTGCCTTGACTCCTCAAGAAGTGCCATTAATTCCTTGGCATGAAAATCCTATCTTTCAATTACCCACTGAGGGAGACGAGGAGGTAGAGAGGATTTTAGAGCAATATTTAGAGGGTTTGGCAAATCGTAATGTGCCAATCAATCAACAAGGGGTATGGATTCAAACCCACTGGGCAACTTTGGGGGATAATCGGGGTACAATTCCTGCCCCTGCGGCTTCTATTACTAAGGTGGCAACTACTTTAGGGGCTTTGGATAAATGGTCGGTGGATCATCGTTTTCTCACTAATATCTATACTACGGGGGATATTCTTGGGGGAGTTTTGCAGGGGGATTTGATTGTGGAGGCAGGAAATGATCCTTTTTTTGTCTGGGAAGATGCCATCGCCCTTGGGGATGAAATCAGGAAATTGGGTATTGAGAGGGTAAGGGGAAACCTAATCATTGTCGGTGATTGGCAAATGAATTTTAAGGAAAATAACCTTACCTCGGGGGATGATTTAAGACGGGCTTTGAATAGTGATAATTGGAATTATACGGTAGAAACCCAGTATCAGGGTATGGAAAATCCTCCCCCTCGTCCTCAATTAGTCATCGAAGGAGAAAATATTTTTCGGGATGGTTTACCCCCTGCCAGTAATCTTTTGTATACCCACTCATCAAAACCCCTACATCAGATTCTCCGAGCCATGAATCTTTATAGTAACAACTTTATCGCTGATCATCTCGCCCAACAAATTGGCGGGGGTGATCAATTAGGTGCGATCGCCTCTAAACTAAGTAATGTACCCCCAGAAGAAATCCAATTAATTAACGGCTCAGGATTGGGGGTGGATAATCGCATTTCTCCCCGCGCCGCCTGTCGGATGTTAATTGCCATCGAGCAAAAAATTGCTAACCATAACATTACCATTGCGGATTTGTTTCCCGTTTCTGGCATCGATGAGGGAACCCTAAAAGAGCGTAATATCCCCTTTGGTGTACCAGTCAAAACAGGCTCTTTGGCGGTGGTTAGTGCCTTATCAGGGGTTATAGATACCGAGGAAAGGGAAACAGTTTATTTTGCTATTATGAATTATGCTAATGGTTTAGATGATCTGAGAAATAGACAAGATCAACTACTAACTGATTTGGATAATCATTGGCAAACTCGCCCTATCTTACCCATGCCATAG
- a CDS encoding hypothetical protein (KEGG: cyt:cce_3573 hypothetical protein~SPTR: Putative uncharacterized protein), with translation MKSPIVKKIKKTTKPVSWIYNFWFDNIYVAKLMALVSLANLGVVAFDLTYIPLRDIWLNGVITVGNFTLGPYEYDGYRLTIVPEPVREVVIQYDAIKGIEPYRDTQQYLETVAELQNTIDEFGLDSPQTAEILEMLREMSAEMIAQNPFELANKSGNLERVKNIMRDRMEDPIDNPRNSATIAFESFWDIDHLEGQLEEELTFFNEEIAPLINTNYFRPIGESGQFVDYFGLIDFPFIAILFADFLVRSFVISLRYSGVKIQDAIFWRWYDLIFFLPTLRWLRIIPVSIRLDESKIICLTSIKRQASQGFVASIAGDITEVIILRVINQLQHFIKDGYIEEFLSPENTQKEYINFNNTNEIAEITKLLIDLVANQVLPEIRPEVEDLLNYIIEKSIIESPAYQSIAHLPGLQKFPQNISQKTSTQIYSVLLKTVQQLLKEDPVFDDHVEKIITKSGSTLTLSVGAKHNLEVVESLLYDLLEEIKINYVRLPSDEEIEALLDETRALRQIDE, from the coding sequence ATGAAAAGCCCCATCGTTAAAAAGATCAAAAAAACCACCAAACCAGTATCTTGGATCTATAATTTTTGGTTTGATAACATTTATGTCGCCAAACTAATGGCACTCGTTTCCCTCGCAAATTTGGGCGTAGTCGCTTTCGACTTAACCTATATTCCCCTCCGTGACATCTGGTTAAATGGAGTCATCACCGTGGGCAATTTTACCCTCGGACCTTACGAATATGATGGATACAGACTAACTATCGTTCCCGAACCTGTCAGAGAAGTAGTGATTCAGTATGATGCTATTAAAGGCATTGAACCCTATCGAGATACCCAACAATATTTAGAAACTGTTGCCGAATTGCAAAACACCATTGATGAATTTGGTTTAGATTCTCCCCAAACCGCCGAAATATTAGAAATGTTACGGGAAATGAGTGCAGAAATGATAGCTCAAAATCCTTTTGAATTAGCCAATAAAAGTGGTAATTTGGAACGGGTTAAAAATATAATGCGCGATCGCATGGAAGATCCCATCGATAATCCCCGTAATTCCGCCACCATAGCCTTTGAATCATTTTGGGATATAGATCATTTAGAAGGACAATTAGAAGAAGAATTAACCTTTTTTAACGAAGAAATTGCCCCTTTAATTAATACCAATTATTTTCGTCCTATTGGGGAAAGTGGTCAATTTGTAGATTATTTTGGTCTGATAGATTTCCCTTTTATTGCTATTCTTTTTGCCGACTTTTTAGTCAGATCATTTGTAATTAGTTTAAGATATAGTGGCGTGAAAATCCAAGACGCAATTTTTTGGCGTTGGTATGACCTAATTTTCTTTTTACCCACCCTACGCTGGTTAAGAATTATCCCCGTCAGCATTAGACTAGATGAAAGTAAAATCATTTGTTTAACATCCATCAAAAGACAAGCCAGTCAAGGTTTTGTAGCCAGTATTGCTGGGGATATTACCGAAGTAATTATCTTGAGAGTCATTAATCAGCTACAACACTTTATAAAAGATGGTTATATCGAAGAATTTTTGTCCCCCGAAAATACCCAAAAAGAATATATAAACTTCAACAATACCAACGAAATCGCTGAAATTACTAAGTTACTAATTGATTTAGTGGCTAATCAAGTATTACCAGAAATCCGCCCCGAAGTGGAAGACTTGCTCAACTATATCATTGAAAAAAGTATTATAGAATCCCCTGCCTATCAAAGCATTGCCCACCTACCCGGATTACAAAAATTCCCTCAAAATATCAGTCAAAAAACCTCCACCCAAATCTATTCCGTATTACTAAAAACTGTACAACAACTATTAAAAGAAGATCCCGTATTCGATGACCATGTCGAAAAAATTATCACCAAATCAGGATCCACTCTTACCCTCTCTGTGGGTGCGAAACATAATTTGGAAGTGGTAGAATCACTGTTATATGACCTACTCGAAGAAATCAAAATTAACTACGTCAGATTACCCTCTGATGAAGAAATCGAGGCATTGCTTGATGAAACTAGGGCATTACGACAAATTGATGAATAA
- a CDS encoding ABC transporter related protein (PFAM: ABC transporter~COGs: COG1134 ABC-type polysaccharide/polyol phosphate transport system ATPase component~InterPro IPR003593:IPR003439~KEGG: ABC transporter-like protein protein~PFAM: ABC transporter related~SMART: AAA ATPase~SPTR: ABC transporter related protein): MEIIRLDNVGLWRRTQEEFNYDLKKTIFSVLQGKYVKPSKKKVLSDIDLTIQSGQKIGIIGSNGAGKSTLLKVICGILPPTEGTVRVRGNIAPLIELGAGFNVEMTVQDNIILYGVLLGYSRQEMKLRSREILEFAELTDYAHIPVKGLSSGMTARLGFAIATDVQPDILILDEVLSVGDARFSLKSRQRIESLWEKSSTILFVSHSLEYVKDLCDRTIWLKDGTIAFEGDTETAISLYLDSVGVAHQ, encoded by the coding sequence ATGGAAATTATTAGATTGGATAATGTGGGGTTGTGGAGAAGAACCCAAGAGGAGTTTAATTATGATTTGAAAAAGACTATTTTTTCTGTCTTGCAGGGTAAATATGTAAAACCGAGCAAGAAAAAGGTTTTAAGTGATATTGACTTGACGATTCAGTCGGGGCAAAAAATAGGTATTATTGGTTCTAATGGTGCAGGCAAATCTACTTTACTAAAGGTAATATGTGGTATTTTACCCCCCACCGAAGGCACTGTGAGAGTGAGGGGAAATATCGCTCCTTTAATCGAATTAGGGGCGGGTTTTAATGTTGAGATGACGGTGCAGGATAATATTATTCTTTATGGGGTATTGTTGGGTTATTCTCGTCAGGAGATGAAGTTAAGGAGTCGTGAAATTCTCGAGTTTGCAGAGTTAACGGATTATGCTCATATTCCTGTTAAGGGTTTATCTTCGGGGATGACGGCAAGGCTTGGTTTTGCCATTGCCACAGATGTTCAACCTGATATATTAATTTTGGATGAGGTTTTATCGGTGGGAGATGCGAGGTTTTCTCTGAAATCTCGTCAGCGTATTGAGTCTTTGTGGGAAAAGAGTAGTACCATTTTATTTGTTTCCCATAGTTTGGAATATGTCAAGGATTTGTGCGATCGCACTATATGGCTGAAGGATGGTACCATTGCTTTTGAAGGGGATACGGAAACAGCTATCTCCCTATATCTTGATTCGGTGGGTGTTGCCCATCAGTAG